The proteins below are encoded in one region of Diceros bicornis minor isolate mBicDic1 chromosome 14, mDicBic1.mat.cur, whole genome shotgun sequence:
- the SLC22A7 gene encoding solute carrier family 22 member 7 isoform X2, translated as MGFEELLEEVGGFGPFQLRNVALLALPRVLLPLHFLLPVFLAAVPAHRCALPGASANFSHQDSWLEAHLPREPDGTLSSCLRFTHPQALPNTTLWGGGQSPGELEGEPSTVPCPQGWEYDRSEFSSTIATEWDLVCEQKGLNRATSTFFFAGVLVGAVAFGYLSDRFGRRRLLLVAYVSALALGLASAASVSYTMFAITRTLTGAALAGFTIIVMPLELEWLDVGHRTVAGVLSSTFWTGGVMLLALVGYLIRDWRWLLLAVTLPCAPGIVSLWWVPESARWLLTQGRVEEAHMYLLRCARLNGRPVGEDSLSQEVLSKVAAGERVVRRPSYLDLFRTPRLRYISLCCMVMWFGVNFSYYGPSLELSGLGLNVYHTQLLFGAVELPSKLLVYVSVRHAGRRLTQAGALLGAALALGLRLLVSSEMGSWSIALAVMGKGFSEGAFTTAYLFTSELYPTVLRQTGMGLTALVGRLGGSLAPLAALLDGVWLPLPKLTYGGIALLAACTALLLPETRQAQLPETIQDVERKSALSSLQEEEMSMKQVQD; from the exons ATGGGATTCGAGGAGCTGCTAGAAGAGGTGGGCGGCTTTGGGCCCTTCCAACTGCGGAATGTGGCACTGCTGGCCCTGCCCCGTGTGCTGCTGCCCCTGCACTTCCTCCTGCCTGTCTTTCTGGCTGCTGTGCCTGCCCACCGCTGTGCCCTGCCTGGCGCCTCTGCCAACTTCAGCCACCAGGACTCATGGCTGGAGGCCCACCTGCCCCGGGAGCCCGATGGCACGCTCAGCTCCTGCCTCCGCTTCACCCATCCCCAGGCCCTCCCCAACACCACGTtgtggggaggagggcagagccCTGGGGAGCTGGAGGGTGAGCCCTCCACAGTGCCCTGCCCTCAGGGCTGGGAGTACGACCGCTCAGAGTTCTCTTCCACCATTGCAACAGAG TGGGACCTGGTGTGTGAGCAGAAAGGCCTGAACAGAGCCACTTCCACCTTCTTCTTCGCCGGTGTGCTGGTGGGGGCCGTGGCCTTCGGATACCTGTCCGACAG GTTTGGGAGGCGCCGTCTGCTGCTAGTGGCCTATGTGAGTGCCCTGGCGCTGGGCCTGGCGTCTGCAGCCTCGGTCAGCTACACCATGTTCGCCATCACCCGCACCCTCACTGGCGCAGCCCTGGCTGGCTTCACCATCATCGTGATGCCACTGG AGTTGGAGTGGCTGGACGTGGGACACcgcactgtggcaggtgtcctgaGCAGCACCTTCTGGACAGGGGGCGTGATGCTGCTGGCACTGGTCGGGTACCTGATACGGGACTGGCGATGGCTTCTGCTGGCTGTCACCCTGCCTTGTGCCCCAGGCATCGTCAGCCTCTG GTGGGTGCCTGAGTCTGCACGCTGGCTTCTGACCCAGGGCCGTGTAGAGGAGGCCCACATGTACCTGCTCCGCTGTGCCAGGCTCAATGGGCGGCCTGTGGGTGAGGACAGCCTGAGCCAGGAG GTTCTGAGCAAAGTGGCCGCTGGGGAGCGGGTGGTCCGAAGACCCTCGTACCTAGACCTGTTCCGGACACCACGACTCCGATACATCTCACTGTGCTGCATGGTGATGTG GTTTGGAGTGAACTTCTCCTATTATGGCCCGAGCCTGGAACTGTCGGGGCTGGGGCTGAACGTGTACCACACGCAGCTGCTGTTTGGGGCCGTGGAGCTGCCCTCCAAGCTGCTGGTCTACGTGTCGGTGCGCCACGCCGGACGCCGCCTCACGCAGGCCGGGGCGCTGCTGGGCGCCGCGCTCGCCTTGGGCCTCAGACTGCTCGTGTCCTCGG AGATGGGGTCCTGGAGCATCGCCCTGGCGGTGATGGGGAAAGGTTTCTCTGAAGGTGCCTTCACCACTGCCTACCTGTTTACGTCGGAGTTGTACCCTACTGTGCTCAG ACAGACAGGGATGGGGCTGACTGCACTGGTGGGCCGGCTGGGGggctctctggccccactggCGGCCTTGCTGGACGGAGTATGGCTGCCACTGCCCAAGCTCACTTATGGGGGGATTGCCCTGctggctgcctgcactgccctccTGCTGCCAGAGACAAGGCAGGCACAGCTGCCAGAGACCATCCAGGACGTGGAGAGGAAGAG TGCCCTGTCCAGCCTTCAGGAGGAAGAGATGTCCATGAAGCAAGTCCAGGACTGA
- the SLC22A7 gene encoding solute carrier family 22 member 7 isoform X1 produces MGFEELLEEVGGFGPFQLRNVALLALPRVLLPLHFLLPVFLAAVPAHRCALPGASANFSHQDSWLEAHLPREPDGTLSSCLRFTHPQALPNTTLWGGGQSPGELEGEPSTVPCPQGWEYDRSEFSSTIATEAPPCLSLQWDLVCEQKGLNRATSTFFFAGVLVGAVAFGYLSDRFGRRRLLLVAYVSALALGLASAASVSYTMFAITRTLTGAALAGFTIIVMPLELEWLDVGHRTVAGVLSSTFWTGGVMLLALVGYLIRDWRWLLLAVTLPCAPGIVSLWWVPESARWLLTQGRVEEAHMYLLRCARLNGRPVGEDSLSQEVLSKVAAGERVVRRPSYLDLFRTPRLRYISLCCMVMWFGVNFSYYGPSLELSGLGLNVYHTQLLFGAVELPSKLLVYVSVRHAGRRLTQAGALLGAALALGLRLLVSSEMGSWSIALAVMGKGFSEGAFTTAYLFTSELYPTVLRQTGMGLTALVGRLGGSLAPLAALLDGVWLPLPKLTYGGIALLAACTALLLPETRQAQLPETIQDVERKSALSSLQEEEMSMKQVQD; encoded by the exons ATGGGATTCGAGGAGCTGCTAGAAGAGGTGGGCGGCTTTGGGCCCTTCCAACTGCGGAATGTGGCACTGCTGGCCCTGCCCCGTGTGCTGCTGCCCCTGCACTTCCTCCTGCCTGTCTTTCTGGCTGCTGTGCCTGCCCACCGCTGTGCCCTGCCTGGCGCCTCTGCCAACTTCAGCCACCAGGACTCATGGCTGGAGGCCCACCTGCCCCGGGAGCCCGATGGCACGCTCAGCTCCTGCCTCCGCTTCACCCATCCCCAGGCCCTCCCCAACACCACGTtgtggggaggagggcagagccCTGGGGAGCTGGAGGGTGAGCCCTCCACAGTGCCCTGCCCTCAGGGCTGGGAGTACGACCGCTCAGAGTTCTCTTCCACCATTGCAACAGAG GCCCCTCCCTGCCTGTCCCTGCAGTGGGACCTGGTGTGTGAGCAGAAAGGCCTGAACAGAGCCACTTCCACCTTCTTCTTCGCCGGTGTGCTGGTGGGGGCCGTGGCCTTCGGATACCTGTCCGACAG GTTTGGGAGGCGCCGTCTGCTGCTAGTGGCCTATGTGAGTGCCCTGGCGCTGGGCCTGGCGTCTGCAGCCTCGGTCAGCTACACCATGTTCGCCATCACCCGCACCCTCACTGGCGCAGCCCTGGCTGGCTTCACCATCATCGTGATGCCACTGG AGTTGGAGTGGCTGGACGTGGGACACcgcactgtggcaggtgtcctgaGCAGCACCTTCTGGACAGGGGGCGTGATGCTGCTGGCACTGGTCGGGTACCTGATACGGGACTGGCGATGGCTTCTGCTGGCTGTCACCCTGCCTTGTGCCCCAGGCATCGTCAGCCTCTG GTGGGTGCCTGAGTCTGCACGCTGGCTTCTGACCCAGGGCCGTGTAGAGGAGGCCCACATGTACCTGCTCCGCTGTGCCAGGCTCAATGGGCGGCCTGTGGGTGAGGACAGCCTGAGCCAGGAG GTTCTGAGCAAAGTGGCCGCTGGGGAGCGGGTGGTCCGAAGACCCTCGTACCTAGACCTGTTCCGGACACCACGACTCCGATACATCTCACTGTGCTGCATGGTGATGTG GTTTGGAGTGAACTTCTCCTATTATGGCCCGAGCCTGGAACTGTCGGGGCTGGGGCTGAACGTGTACCACACGCAGCTGCTGTTTGGGGCCGTGGAGCTGCCCTCCAAGCTGCTGGTCTACGTGTCGGTGCGCCACGCCGGACGCCGCCTCACGCAGGCCGGGGCGCTGCTGGGCGCCGCGCTCGCCTTGGGCCTCAGACTGCTCGTGTCCTCGG AGATGGGGTCCTGGAGCATCGCCCTGGCGGTGATGGGGAAAGGTTTCTCTGAAGGTGCCTTCACCACTGCCTACCTGTTTACGTCGGAGTTGTACCCTACTGTGCTCAG ACAGACAGGGATGGGGCTGACTGCACTGGTGGGCCGGCTGGGGggctctctggccccactggCGGCCTTGCTGGACGGAGTATGGCTGCCACTGCCCAAGCTCACTTATGGGGGGATTGCCCTGctggctgcctgcactgccctccTGCTGCCAGAGACAAGGCAGGCACAGCTGCCAGAGACCATCCAGGACGTGGAGAGGAAGAG TGCCCTGTCCAGCCTTCAGGAGGAAGAGATGTCCATGAAGCAAGTCCAGGACTGA
- the CRIP3 gene encoding cysteine-rich protein 3 isoform X4, whose product MKTFTGETSLCPGCEEPVYFAEKVMSLGRNWHRPCLRCQRCQKTLTAGSHAEHDGVPYCHIPCYGYLFGPRGVNIGDVGCYIYDPVEIKSK is encoded by the exons ATGAAGACATTCACTGGGGAGACCTCGCTGTGCCCTGGCTGTGAGGAACCTGTCTATTTTG CTGAGAAGGTGATGTCTTTGGGCAGAAATTGGCACCGACCTTGTCTGAGGTGCCAGCGCTGCCAGAAGACCCTGACTGCTGGGAGTCACGCGGAG CATGATGGCGTCCCCTACTGCCACATCCCCTGCTACGGCTACCTGTTTGGCCCCAGAG GTGTGAACATTGGTGATGTGGGCTGCTACATCTATGACCCCGTGGAGATAAAATCCAAATGA